The sequence below is a genomic window from Physeter macrocephalus isolate SW-GA chromosome 19, ASM283717v5, whole genome shotgun sequence.
AGGGCCAGCTGTGGTCAGAAGGCAGGGACCAGCTCTGCCAGCTGGACACTGTGGCATCTCAATGTCATCCCCTAACCTCTCTGAGAGTGTTTCCTCTGCTGTGGAATGGAGACCATTGCACTGCATCCCCCAGCGACATTGCCCACCTGTGAAGGTGCTGCCTAAACGGTCAGAGACAGGACAGATGTTGGTGATGGGCATCTTGAGGCGGACCTAGACTAGACCTGGCACATGCTGGCTCGGGGAGACCCCTGAGGACCAGTGGAAAGTGGCCGACTATCGGGGGCTCCTTTGTGTGCGTGTCCTCCACACTGCCAGGCTGGGTCAGGCTGGGCCTCTGCCCAGAGGTCCACTCGGAGGCCAATGGCCGTGGTAGCAGGAAGGAAACAGgcacaggccctgccctgggggTGAGTTATTTCACCTGGATGAGACTATacccttgggtgagtcatttcaCCTGgatgagcctcagttccctcttctatcaaaaggagagaaatataaCAATAGATGGTCCCTAGAGGGTGATTCTGACAGGAGATGCATGTTGACACACGTTCAGAGATGGTGAGGGCAACTGGGGGACCAGGGGTCAGAAGTGAGCTGTTTGCAGGGGCAAACCTAGCTGCAAGCATGCGAAGACCCCGCACAGCAGTCCAGGTGTGAGATGAGGGGCTAGCCCACGGAGGGGCCCGACGGGGCtggctgctgccccctcccctgaccCTGGAAGTGAGAGCTCCCCCAGGGTCAGGCAGGGATTGTAAGCCTTCAACCAGCAAGCATTTACTGACGACCTCCTCTGCGCTCGGCACAGTCCTAGCATTTAGAGAGCCCCAAGCCTGCCTGCTAGACCCTCTGCACGATAGTACCCCCGTGATGGTTGTGCGAAGCCTGGAGGGGGAGACACATCAGGGCTCTGTGGCAGGGGGAGCAGGATGGAGGTGGTTCATGacctggggtgggaggaagcaCGTTCCACAGTGGGGAAGACGCTGCGCATGAAGGAGTGTGAGGCCTGGACGAACCCAGAGGACCAGTGCGGCCAGAGCCGTGAGGATGCCACAAGGCCAGGCTGGGGTGAGGCAGGGAACAGTCGCAGCGGGCTGGTGGCCCTTGTGTAGGATTGGGGCGTCGGCCTAAGAACCACTGGAGAGTTTGAAGATTAGCTTTTTAAATTCCAGAAGGAGGATGGcaagtttttgtttcatgtttatTTACCGTAGGCCTGGTCCCACAGGGTGCGTTGTTCTAAATGCAGAATCAAGTAAAAATGTCAGCTAGACAGcccagagaaaataagaaagcgGAGAAGTCAGTCCATGAGGCTGAGTTCAGCCTAGGCCGGGGGACGGCCGTGTGGTGTCTGCAGCCTGAGAGGAGCTGCCCCTggtggaggggaaaggggggatggTGGGGGCCAAGGACCACGTTGTGGGGGACGCCGGAGGGAGGGGGTGTGCTTGCTAAGCACGTGGAGGAGCAGCCGGAGAGGTGGAAGCAGGGAGCTGAGGTCCCAGGGCCACGGGGGGAGTATCTCGGGAGGAAAACATGGTCAGCATGTCACATGCTATTGAGGGGCCGAGTAAGCTGAGGACACTGAGGGGTCCCCACGAGCAAAGGCAGGcacgggggtgggtggggtcagTGGGGGACACACGAGGCTAAAGCTGGGCAGGCGGGTTGAGATAAGGCACGGTGGGGCCCGGGCGCCAGGGGCGGATGCGTGCTCCCGGGGCTGAGTGCTCACTTGCCAGGAGAAAGGGACTGGGAGACCACAGCTCGGCTCcgaggaagaaaaggggagggggctCTGGTGATTGAGCCCACCCTGCACCTCACCAACCAGCAGGGAGAGCTGGCCGAGGAGGGGCCCTTCGAGGTGGCCCCCAGGAAGTGGCCAAACCTCAACACCAGGGGTTCCACTCCAGGGGCATAGTGACCCTCAATCCCAGCTGAGCTTTGTGGCCCATCAACCAGCCCATCCTGGCCCAGTAGCCACGCCAGTCTGGGCCCTCCCCAAGCACACTCGGGCCTCCTACCGTTGGCCCTCTGCCCCACAAGGCCCGGCTCCCCCAGGCCTCCCTTCTTGCACATCCAGAGCCCCTAGGACCTGGAATTCCTCATCTACATGTGTCAACCCAGGCAGTAATGACCGGTCCCCGGAGACTCTCCCACTGGTCTCCCCACTGACCGAGGGCGCCCCCTCCTGGCCGGCTCTTCTCCATGCCCCACCTGTCCTGCTCACCCCAACCCTGCCAGCCGGGTCTCAGGCTGTTGGGGGCCTGGTGGGTTTctctgatttgtttctttttgggggTCTGtgcaccaccccaccccaactaGAACAAGGCTTTGCAGATCTGGGTTAATTATAAATAGCCAGGCCTGCGACTCTCCTTTTAGCTGAGAAGAAGCAAAGTGAACGAGCAGAGAGGCACACCCGGCACgcgttttatttttaatctccctCTGTCTCAAAATGAACTGGGTCCCGGTGCTCAGCATTTCTAGGAGCAGAGGCCGAGGACGAATGCCTGGGAAAGAAAAACCCGGGTGCTGAAGGCCTGGCCTCTCCCtatctgctgtgtgaccttgggcactaGAGTTGCCCCTCTGGGCTTTGGTTCCCTCACCAATCGGGGGAGCAGTGGAGGTGATCACCTCCAACTTCCGGCCTTGACTCCTTccctctgccccgcccccagcccgtgCCCATCCTGTTGCTCCCACAGCAGCACCTTTCCCTGGGCTTTCCCGGGAAGCCCAGACTCGGGTGCAAGTGAGGCCAGCATCGAGCCCTGATTGACAATGCACAAATCCGTCACCCCCTGCCTTTGCTCAGGTGGCCCTCTGTCAGGAACATTATCCCTCCATCGGTCAGCACAGTCCTTGGAAAGTCAAATTGTCACCTCTGCCCTGTGAGCTGGGCAGTGGCCGTCCAGGTCGTGGCCGAGCGAGACTGTGGCTGGGGCAGGCAGGTAGCCTGGGGGCAGGTGCCTGAGCAGGAACTGGAGCCGGAGCAGGAGGCCCAGATGTGCTGTCTGGTGGTGGCCCGGCCAGAGGGCAGGGCTGAaggggagagaggcctcaggccCCCAGGAGAGGTGGCTTCGGGACCACTGACAGGTGTTCCTGCAGGGCAGGGACTGTGCAGCTTTTATCTCTGTATCCTGCTCCTCAGCCCTCACCCCCAACCACAGGCTTGCCTGCAGCTGGAACTCAATGTTGGTGGCATTTGGGAGACTCTCGCTGTGCCAGGCCTGGGTGTCTGGGCACATGGTGACAGTCCCTTACACAGAGCACTTCCCCCCCCCACTCCACTGATACTGCACAACCCCGTGCCAGGTGGGCTTGTATTAATAATGAGGAAACCAggttcagagagggtaagtaacttgtctaaggtcacatagctggatGCATTTAGGAGTCCAacctagccttttttttttttttaaatctgtgtatATTAAATCTTAAAAAGCCCAGTACTCTTGAAGCAGCAGGAAACTGCTTTTCCTGTGTTGTGAGCACCCTGAGAACAAATGGACAGAGCCAGCGGCTCCACCCGACACCCCAGTGGGAAGCTGGCCGGGGGCACTGGAGCCTCTGGACATGCTGCCCTGCCTCTCCACCGCCTAACCCCAGGCACCTGCCATTTGATGTCCTCGGGGAGTGAGGGTGGATGGCACTCAGAGACCTTTAGGCTAATGAACCTGTTTACTTGTCTCTCTAGAGTAAATTAGACAGTTGAGCTGGGGAGGCGGAAGACAGAGGTGTCCGCTCGTGGCACCTCCATCGGGGCTGTGGACGGCTTCACGGTGGGCAGCCTGGGctgctggggaggctggggagaggttGGGCTGTCGGGCAGTAGTGACACCTATAGCGGCAGCGAAGGGCCGCCCTCCCCGGTGCCCACTCTCTTCCTGTGGCGGCCGCTCTGCCAGCAGTTCTGGGCACTTGTGAGCACCCTTGGGCTGCCGCCTGGGCCATCTCTGGGGTCTTCTCTGGGCAGCCAGCCGTGTACTGACTCCCCAGGTGGGAGCAGAGGCTGGAAGGAGTGAGGCAGAACCATTCACAGTGGAAGGGGGGTGGCTCGCTGCATTTTCTCCCAGCTGTGCCATGTGGAGCCCCCTCCCTGAGCGCCACCAGGTGCCTTTAGACCCCTTGGCCAGACTCTGTGTGTTGCCTACCAACTGTGGTTGGGGGCACAGCTCTTTTTACATAAGATGCCGGCCTGTTCACTCTAAATCTTCTACCTCAGACCCCACTGCAAGCTTTCTTCCTGTCCCCACGGCTGGCCAGGCTGATCTGCGGCTCCAGCATCACAGAGATGTTGCAGATGGGAACGAGGGGACTGACGGGtccccctgccctgtcccccatCCTTCTCTCTGCTGCACCATGGTtggcgggggagggaggctcCCCGTGTGCCTGGGCCCGGCAGAGGTGGCTGCTACTTCTCAGGCTGCTGTTTCAGGTTGGTGGCCCCAGTAACAGGTGACCAAAGGCTGGACCTTTGGGGTCCTCGTGGTTCTCACCCCAGCTTGTCACCCACGGCCACATGCTGGCTGCTCGGGCCCCCACGGCCACATGCTGGCTGCTCGGGCCCCCTGCCTGGCAGTGGGAGGGGGGGATTTGCAATTTATCTTGTCAAATATCACCCCCCCCCGGCAGCCCTCCAGCTCCCAGCACAGGTGACAGGTGGGGGGTGGCCCACTGGCCCACCCTCAGCGCCCGTTCCTGTCCTGCAGGGGCCAAGGGCATTGTCAACAGCAGCCTGATCCCCTCGCTGGTGTGGAAGctgcagagggaggaggaagggatcCAGGAGCTCCTCCTGGACACGCTGGCCGCCTGCCTGATGGAGGACGCCAGCGAGGCACTGGCCAGCCGGGCGGTGCCCTTCCTGAAGGAGAAGCTCCTGAGTGCCAACAGCAACATCCGCAGCAAAGCAGCCCAAGCACTAATCGCAGTCAGGTGAGGCCTGGCCGGGGACAAGGGACggagcagggagggcaggagtAGCGCCCCAGGCCCCTGCTTCCCCTCACCTGCTTGTGCCCTGGGGGAAGAGGAGCCCTCCACTGGGGCACCTGCCTGCCCAGGCCTGGGTTTAGCCCTGACAGTCCTGTGTCCCAGGAAGCCCCCACTCCCGGCAAAAATGAGAGGGCTGTCCCCCTCCCATGAGGAAGGCAAGCACAGGAGGTGCCATCTGCACACTTAGACCTCCTCTGAGGAAGGTGGTGGCTCCCTTCACAGGTCAGGACGTGGAGCTGCGGGCGTCTAGTCACTAGTGACCCAGTGTCACTGTGATCACAGTCTAAATCCCGGCCTGGAGCCTGAGGATCACAGAGCCTCAGAGCTGCTTTAGCTGTGGCCACCTCCTTTCATTTCACCACCCCTGGCTCCTGGGTCTGGCCTTCTGTGGCCCCAGGCCATGCTCCCAGGTCGTCTGAGTGTCGAGGTGGGACCCACACCTCACACCAGTGCTCCTCTGCACCCTGGTGTGACCACCAGGGATGGTCTCAACACAAGTCCTTTCCCCTGGTGTCCCCCTGGGGTGGTCCTGGGCCCTGTCCCCCTCTTCCTCCAAGTGCAGCCACCCAGCTGCCCCCTCTCTGGCACAGCATCCCCCTGGAGGGCAAGAACCAGGTGTGGCAGCACGACGTCATCCCAATCCTGGTGCACCTGCTGAAGGACAAGGAAGAGGAGGTGCAGGCCAATGCAGCTGGGGCCCTCATGTACGTCACAGTGACCACCAAAGGTGAGGCTGCCTGCTGGCTGGGCGTCGGCGCTTACTGGGTGGGGGACTCACCGCAGCCCCCTAGCAAGCTGAGTACTGCCTGTCTCTGGTCCCAGGCTCCACCCTCTCCTTCCAGGCCACAGAGGGCCCACCGCCTGGGGCCCATCCCTGTTATTCCCTCTGTTCCCTGGTTTTGGAATTCCTGCGTCTGACTCAGGCCTCTTGTGAGCCAAAATTCTGGGATTGATTCGTTTGCCACCCATGAGTCCGTTATGCTGAGGTCTAAGCAAACACTGGAGCCCTTGCTTCTGCCGTTTTTCTTGATCAGTGTTACTTTTCTCAGTGTGGAGGGGGCAAATAGGAGCGTAAGGCTACCTCCCCCATGCGGACTCCCAGCAGCCAGGCTTCCATGCTCAGTCACCTGACCTGGGCGGTAGGAAGGGCCTGGGCTGGTTTCCCCACCTGGAGGCTAGGGTCCCCGCAGGAACTCTGAAAGCTGTCTGACCTTCCCTTGCCTGTGCCAGCCCCATGCCCTGAGCTTCCTTGCTGATCCACGGAGAACTACCTGGGCCTCTGATTCTCAATCAGCAGTCTGCAGATCCCCCCACAGCTGGGACTCCTTGCCACTCCCCGGTTCGTCCTGATGGTTAAATCTGAGACGCACCAGGGGGAGAGGCTGGGGCCTTCCCACAGTCCACAGCCCCCTTCTGATTGATCGTGCGGTCAGGGTGCCGACCCCCAGTGTGGGGCACCCCATGAGCGTGGATCTCGCGGGCGTCCTCAGTGCAGTCAGTATCTTACCTGGGCTTCCTGTAGGAGTGCTCGGAGGGCTGGGGGGCTCTCATGGGGCCCGGACAACATGGGAATTTGGGGGAGGTGAGGTCACTTCCCTGAGCTAGCACTCCAGCCGAGGAGCCCTGAGCCCCTGCCAcaggccaggctctgtgctgggcgaTGGCGACCCAGACGTCTCAGCCTCTGCTGTCTGAGGTTGGCAGGGGCAGCAGAGTGAAGAGTGACCTGGTGGAGACGGTGGGCACAGTACGGGGGCAGAGCATCCTCTGAGAGGGGAGCTAGCAGGGCAAGAGGGGCTAGATGGTCTGGCAGCAAAGAGCAGAGTGCTCGGTGTAGGAGGGTTGGAGCAGGGGGCGGCAGCGTAGCATTTCAGCGGTGAGGGGGTGGGCAGCAAGTAAGGATTAAGGAGGGGCGTCTCCCCTTCTCATTCGAttggattttaattttcaaaagaccCCTCATGCTGCCTTGGGAGGACTGGGTTGCGGGACAGGTACCTGGTGGTTGGGGAGAAGCCGGCTGGGGAGCTTgcagggcccaggctgggggcagggagggtgtggAACCTGCGTTGGGAGGGCTGGGGGGGCGAGGGAAGTGGGCAGGGACCCCCCAGGAACACCTGGCGTTGGTGCCCTGCAGGGAAGTACGCGGCCCTGGACACGGAGGCCATCCGTCCGCTGCTGGAGCTACTGCACTCATCCTTGAGCAAGGCGCGCCTCAATGCCATCAAGGTCCTCACCATGCTGGCCGAGGCCCCCGAGGGCCGCAAGCTCCTGCAGTCCCACGTGCCCACGTTCCGGGCCCTCGAGGAGGACACCAGTGCGGCTGTGCAGCGGGCAGCCCAGATTGCCCTCCAAGTCATTGAGTGGAAACCCTGAGCCTCTTACCGGCCCCACCTGCTGACTCTACGCCTGAATAAACACGCTGAATCTCTTTATCTTGGTCTGAATGGCACCTGATGTTTCTGGGGCAGGTCAcgtctctcctctctcctgccaAAGGGGAAATGCCTGGCCCAGAAGGACCGGGTCACAGGCTGAACCCAGGGTCCAGGGCCGGGTGCGAGGCATCCCTGCTGTCTGCTGTGGTCGAGTCCCCTGGGAAAGCACAGAGCAGGGCCAAGCATCTAGGGacaaggtgggggcagggagctgggtgggggaaggaaCAGCTGGTCCAGGCAGCACTGCCTGAGCCAGATGCTCAGAGAATAGGCCCATGGGGTGTGGCTGGGTGTGGCCCTGCTCACCAGGTCTGCCCTCTCCCCACGTGGGGCGAAAGGAAGGACGGTCACAGGTGCAACCCCAAGTGGGCTCTTGCTGGAGGAGGGTGAGTTGTAAgaggcccccacccccgccccagggaTGAGAGCCCAGAACAGTGTAGCTCCTTAAGGTCTTCCCCCCAACAGCTGAGTTCTCCAAAGCCAAGTCACCTGCGTAAGCTCGGGCTGGCCTGAGGCCGACCTCCCCACCCGCCCT
It includes:
- the RSPH14 gene encoding radial spoke head 14 homolog isoform X1, translating into MAHAQISKYLPPDINPTQAAIAYGCRALPKLNKELQSEDLLTRQKALVALCDLMHDSEHVYTAIRIGCLESLKALLKDTSDLVRIKTTEVLYIMATHNVGRDGFLEHDVIHALSFLLSDPQSACRENLHLAFKHLAQLPAGAKGIVNSSLIPSLVWKLQREEEGIQELLLDTLAACLMEDASEALASRAVPFLKEKLLSANSNIRSKAAQALIAVSAATQLPPLWHSIPLEGKNQVWQHDVIPILVHLLKDKEEEVQANAAGALMYVTVTTKGKYAALDTEAIRPLLELLHSSLSKARLNAIKVLTMLAEAPEGRKLLQSHVPTFRALEEDTSAAVQRAAQIALQVIEWKP
- the RSPH14 gene encoding radial spoke head 14 homolog isoform X2, which produces MAHAQISKYLPPDINPTQAAIAYGCRALPKLNKELQSEDLLTRQKALVALCDLMHDSEHVYTAIRIGCLESLKALLKDTSDLVRIKTTEVLYIMATHNVGRDGFLEHDVIHALSFLLSDPQSACRENLHLAFKHLAQLPAGAKGIVNSSLIPSLVWKLQREEEGIQELLLDTLAACLMEDASEALASRAVPFLKEKLLSANSNIRSKAAQALIAVSIPLEGKNQVWQHDVIPILVHLLKDKEEEVQANAAGALMYVTVTTKGKYAALDTEAIRPLLELLHSSLSKARLNAIKVLTMLAEAPEGRKLLQSHVPTFRALEEDTSAAVQRAAQIALQVIEWKP